A DNA window from Cutaneotrichosporon cavernicola HIS019 DNA, chromosome: 2 contains the following coding sequences:
- a CDS encoding uncharacterized protein (Indigoidine synthase A like protein), which produces MTILRVVARPSVRYASTLAAARQRWNGRLVVTPEVEHALETGAPVVALETAILTHGMPFPTNLTTAQSVESIVRAHGAVPATIALLDGRVRVGLSDVELTALADPATPRAEPAVKVSRRDLAPALAFNRAGGSTVAGTMVIASSAGIDAFVTGGIGGVHRGAESSMDVSADLIELGRTPMMVVCAGAKSILDIPRTLEVLETQGVCVVTYGEKDDFPAFYSPSSGCVSPWRVGNVSDAASLVYTGLTLPSPQGTLLAVPIPAEYGARGAQVQLAVEQAVRESVEQGIDKKGKEVTPWLLKRVGELTKGTALELNIKLIENNAAVGAEVAAQVARMRRDASGAVYMPVIPPPPTTEPPAMTSPTEPSDLPSPRALVFGAAAVDITSATTRLVPHTTAPGSISISAGGVGRNIAHAAQNLSPPGEIMLVSPLGMHSAHIDPLGQLLSLALQDAGLRTDGLVPTPGRTAACSLVLENGDLASGVADFTIAEELGAEAIEAALVHNPKLVAFDCNLSSSAIAALLAATSARGIPTLCDPTSVPKLARLIPALMDKPRALTHIAPNVLELDSLHASLMGLDDDAAWTFVNNLNLGAEWRGAVEAFARRSGAWIADEGVAARMVQCLPWVGGFWLKAGNRGMLRLSLSQSLEGKRDGSGEASISHHTPDGRTLTLTHYPPPVMEGEVVNTTGAGDTLVGGIVAGLIAGTDEADFVAVALERVGRTLRSHLAVA; this is translated from the exons ATGACTATACTTCGTGTAGTGGCTCGTCCCAGCGTGCGGTACGCGAGCACGCTCGCTGCAGCCCGTCAGCGATGG AACGGGCGTCTCGTAGTGACtcccgaggtcgagcacgcCCTTGAGACTGGCGCGCCCGTCGTGGCGCTCGAGACGGCGATTCTGACTCACG GCATGCCCTTCCCCACGAACCTTACGACCGCGCAGTCCGTCGAATCGATCGTGCGCGCCCACGGCGCCGTGCCTGCAACCATCGCGCTACTCGACGGACGCGTGCGCGTAGGCCTCTCCGATGTGGAACTCACGGCTCTCGCGGATCCCGCGACACCTCGCGCCGAGCCAGCCGTCAAGGTCAGCCGGCGTGACCTAGCTCCAGCGCTGGCCTTCAACCGCGCGGGAGGATCCACCGTGGCGGGCACGATGGTGATCGCGTCCAGCGCCGGCATCGACGCCTTCGTGACCGGCGGCATTGGGGGCGTACACCGCGGCGCCGAGAGTAGCATGGACGTCTCGGCCGACCTCATCGAACTCGGGCGTACGCCCATGATGGTCGTATGTGCCGGCGCCAAGAGCATCCTCGATATTCCCCGCACGCTGGAAGTCCTCGAGACGCAGGGTGTCTGTGTTGTGACTTACGGTGAGAAGGACGACTTTCCCGCCTTTTATTCCCCTAGCTCAGGATGCGTCAGTCCCTGGCGCGTTGGGAACGTCAGCGACGCCGCTAGCCTCGTGT ataccggcctcaccctcccatCGCCGCAGGGCACGTTGCTTGCTGTTCCCATTCCAGCCGAGTatggcgctcgcggcgcgcaaGTCCAGCTTGCTGTTGAGCAGGCGGTTCGCGAGAGCGTCGAGCAAGGTATCGacaagaagggcaaggaagTCACCCCGTGGCTCCTTAAgcgcgttggcgagctcacGAAGGGTACAGCCCTCGAACTCA acaTCAAGCTGATTGAGAACAACGCGGCTGTCGGAGCAGAGGTCGCGGCCCAAGTCGCGCGCATGAGGAGGGATGCATCCGGTGCCGTGTACATGCCCGTCAtacctcctccgcccacTACTGAGCCGCCAGCAATGACGAGCCCAACTGAGCCCTCTGACCTCCCATCTCCACGCGCTCTCGTCTTCGGCGCAGCCGCGGTCGACATTACGTCGGCGACTACCCGCCTCGTACCGCATACCACTGCGCCAGGAAGTATAAGTATTAGTGCGGGCGGTGTTGGGCGGAACATTGCACATGCGGCGCAAAACCTCTCCCCTCCAGGAGAGATCATGCTCGTCTCGCCACTGGGGATGCATTCGGCTCACATTGACCCGCTGGGCCAgctcctctctctcgctcTTCAGGATGCCGGACTGAGGACTGACGGCCTCGTTCCGACACCCGGTAGGACGGCTGCGTGctcgctcgtcctcgaaAACGGGGACCTCGCGAGCGGCGTGGCGGACTTTACCATTGCCGAAGaactcggcgccgaggcg atcgaggcggcgctAGTACACAACCCTAAGCTCGTGGCATTCGACTGcaacctctcctcctctgcgaTCGCTGCCCTACTCGCCGCAACCTCAGCACGCGGTATTCCGACATTATGCGACCCAACCTCGGTCCCAAAGCTCGCCCGCTTGATCCCAGCTCTAATGGACAAGCCCAGGGCATTGACGCACATAGCACCAAATGTGCTCGAACTCGACAGCCTCCACGCGTCCCTGATGGGCCTGGATGACGATGCGGCCTGGACGTTTGTAaacaacctcaacctcggcgccgagtggcgcggcgcagtTGAGGCTTTTGCTCGTCGCTCCGGCGCGTGGATTGCCGATGAAGGGGTGGCGGCACGCATGGTCCAGTGTCTCCCGTGGGTTGGGGGGTTCTGGCTCAAGGCCGGGAATAGGGGTATGCTTCGTCTGAGCCTGAGCCAGAGCCtggaggggaagagggacGGGTCTGGAGAGGCGAGCATCTCGCACCACACACCTGACGGCcgcaccctcaccctcacccaTTACCCCCCGCCTGTAatggagggcgaggtcgtcaacaCCACTGGGGCTGGAGATACGTTGGTTGGCGGGATTGTTGCTGGCTTGATCGCGGGAacggacgaggccgacttTGTGGCGGTCGCGCTGGAACGCGTGGGACGCACCCTGCGCTCACATCTCGCTGTGGCGTAG
- the YCG1 gene encoding uncharacterized protein (Nuclear condensing complex subunits, C-term domain) codes for MAPRTKKPERRPSVSYLTDTLPSALPPIFEQAQNTTASHRKNIVQLFKVQKTCAEVTEETEKGIRLVGERAFNALFINMINRVLPVKKRVAVADRVVRFVASYVAYTTEQDTIEEEDGDSMSQRFVAKLVRHLLAGAEAKDKSVRFRVTLMLASLINGLGEIDDDQYVAIRQGLLDRARDKESAVRVQAALGLAKLQAGENVDDLEDGEESIAEVILDLLRHDPAAEVRRAALYNLPRSSATLPVILTRTRDIDPILRRTVFHGSFSSASMPDARVLTITQREEAVRNGLGDREPSVRKAAAGMIGGWFDQAECDLLEFLNRFDVVSGEVAEEALLSLFVTRPETLENIDFPDEWWVNLSPEKAFLARVFAEYCVSNKDESRLEDAMPVVTALAFRIQDQYNELVNVAGNEDDMQEKSFIVGELLRLALTSDYADETGRRKMFAMSREMIAMPDLPDALIPRCLDVLKKISTSERDLIRLIVDVVTELRMGDGDVEDPDSAGRSSSVGVSRPAPEEQHAAALIDLRCLNICIGLLERVNTPLQENSVFHGLLPDLIIPAVRNKDEPALRDQGIVCLGLCCMIDEKMAAQSFGLFIQQVASADDELKVKVVRIIFDLFMVHDIPAMLEDTIGAHRIAELVRHMVLQDAPAVQAAACEGVAKLMLAGIVDDTDVLQTVVMLYFSPDTADNQPLRQCLTYFLPVYCYSSSENQARMLSIFNDTLNHVSTFAEDFEGSPDLLPLAQMGLMMVDWLDPEKAVGNHVDIGMHLDLGIVLLKLLLTETVRDIRKAAAGYLSKLSLPEDGQADMWKTKAAFTLIQAVRDKRPMSEVAPRKALERFQATLLKQYRELEGYDEDAFRADGDEHEETSELWGFIDDIDEIPASPVKRGSRATSRARSSATPSGASDSDTPVRSRRVPQTVVEEDEEEDDDVDAMLDSD; via the exons ATGGCGCCGCGCACCAAGAAGCCGGAGCGCCGCCCCTCCGTGTCCTATCTAACGGACACGCTGCCGTCGGCGCTCCCGCCCATCTTTGAGCAGGCCCAGAACACGACCGCAAGCCACCGCAAGAACATTGTACAGCTGTTCAAGGTCCAGAAGACGTGCGCCGAGGTTACCGAAGAGACAGAGAAGGGCATACGCCTGGTCGGGGAGCGCGCATTCAACGCCCTCTTCATCAACATGATTAATCGCGTGCTACCTGTCAAGAAGCGCGTTGCTGTCGCCGACCGCGTCGTCAGGTTTGTCGCGAGCTACGTCGCCTACACCACCGAGCAGG acacaattgaggaggaggacggcgacaGCATGTCGCAGCGGTttgtcgccaagctcgtccgGCACCTACTGGCCGGAGCCGAGGCCAAAGACAAGAGTGTGCGCTTCCGCGTCACGCTCATGCTGGCGTCGCTGATCAACGGCCTGGGAGAGATCGA CGACGACCAATATGTCGCCATCAGGCAAGggctcctcgaccgtgcGCGTGACAAGGAGTCGGCGGTGCGTGTGCAGGCagcccttggccttgccaAGCTCCAGGCGGGCGAGAACGTCGACGACTTAgaggacggggaggagtccatcgccgaggtcatccTGGACCTTCTCCGCCACGATCCCGCTGC CGAGGTGCGCCGTGCGGCGCTCTACAACCTTCCCCGCAGCAGCGCCACCCTCCCCGTCATCTTGACTCGGACACGCGACATTGATCCCATCCTCCGCCGCACTGTCTTTCACGGCAGCTTCAGCAGCGCTTCAATGCCGGACGCACGTGTTCTCACCATAACtcagcgcgaggaggcggtccGCAATGGTCTCGGGGATCGCGAGCCGAGTGTGCGCAAGGCGGCAGCGGGGATGATCGGGGGCTGGTTCGACCAGGCGGAGtgcgacctcctcgagttTCTGAACCGCTTCGATGTCGTCTCAGGCGAAGTCGCTGAGGAGGCGCTGCTCAGCCTCTTTGTCACGCGCCCAGAAACGCTGGAAAACATCGATTTCCCTGATGAGTGGTGGGTCAACCTCTCGCCAGAGAAGGCAttcctcgcgcgcgtgTTCGCCGAGTATTGCGTGTCGAATAAGGACGAGTCACGCCTCGAAGACGCCATGCCTGTGGTTACAGCACTTGCCTTCCGCATCCAGGACCAGTACAACGAGCTGGTGAACGTTGCGGgcaacgaggacgacatgcAGGAGAAGTCGTTCattgtcggcgagctcctccgcctcgccctaACCTCTGACTACGCGGACGAGACAGGACGTCGAAAGATGTTTGCAATGTCGCGCGAGATGATCGCTATGCCCGACCTTCCGGATGCTCTCATCCCGCGTTGCCTCGATGTGTTGAAGAAGATCTCGACATCGGAGCGCGATTTGATCCGCCTgatcgtcgacgtcgtgaCCGAGCTGCGCATGGGTGACGGCGATGTCGAGGACCCCGATTCAGCCGGTCGGTCGAGCAGCGTGGGTGTATCCCGCCCGGCCCCAGAGGAGCAGCACGCGGCGGCACTGATCGACTTGCGCTGCCTGAACATCTGTATCGGGTTGCTCGAACGTGTCAACACACCACTGCAGGAGAACTCGGTGTTCCACGGTCTCCTGCCTGACCTGATCATCCCGGCCGTCCGCAACAAGGATGAGCCAGCGCTACGTGACCAGGGCATCGTCTGCCTTGGTCTGTGCTGCATGATTGATGAGAAGATGGCCGCTCAATCCTTCGGTCTCTTCATCCAGCAGGTGGCAAGCGCAGATGATgagctcaaggtcaaggtcgtGCGGATCATCTTTGACCTGTTCATGGTGCACGACATCCCGGCAATGTTGGAGGACACCATCGGGGCACACCGCATCGCTGAGCTCGTGCGCCACATGGTACTCCAGGACGCGCCAGCCGTGCAGGCCGCGGCTTGTGAGGGtgtcgccaagctcatgCTCGCGGGCATCGTAGATGACACGGACGTGCTCCAGACCGTCGTCATGCTCTACTTCTCCCCCGACACGGCGGACAACCAACCACTGCGCCAGTGCCTCACCTACTTCCTCCCTGTGTACTGCTACTCGTCGAGTGAGAACCAGGCCCGCATGTTGTCCATCTTCAACGATACGCTCAATCACGTCTCTACCTTTGCGGAGGACTTTGAGGGGTCACccgacctcctcccgctcgcACAGATGGGTCTGATGATGGTCGACTGGCTCGACCCCGAGAAGGCAGT GGGAAATCACGTTGATATCGGGAtgcacctcgaccttgggaTTGtgctcctcaagctcctctTGACCGAGACCGTGCGCGACATTCGCAAGGCAGCCGCAGGATATCTCTCGAAGCTCAGCCTCCCCGAAGACGGGCAGGCGGATATGTGGAAGACGAAGGCCGCGTTCACCCTCATCCAGGCCGTCAGGGAT aaACGCCCAATGTCCGAGGTAGCACCGCGGAAAGCACTGGAGCGCTTCCAGGCCACCCTGCTCAAGCAGTACCGCGAGTTGGAGGGgtacgacgaggacgcgttccgcgccgacggcgacgagcacgaggagACGTCCGAGTTGTGGGGTTTCATTGACGATAT CGACGAGATCCCCGCGTCGCCCGTCAAGCGAGGGAGCCGCGCGACATCGCGCGCACGATCGTCCGCTACACCAAGCGGGGCCTCCGACTCTGACACGCCCGTCAGGTCACGGCGAGTGCCGCAGACtgtggttgaggaggacgaggaggaagacgacgacgtggacgCCATGCTGGACAGTGACTAG
- a CDS encoding uncharacterized protein (Nuf2 family), whose product MSRKAEPNPNAGFPLMAATEIRNCMEALGITVHPDDLTKPTAASTHAIWAALIDELMGISTDMLEEPKAAVAEGMPHPELYLETLGTIMFFSHCKRLADLCRVQDFNLSDLIRPDPLRLRRVLSGVMNFAKFREERSPFQQMLAERLHSEQTRAEEMRRKLDHLNAEVAEIKAKREEDAPRVAAARARNEELRQQLLKLGTTQRTVSAEVEKLKQERFALSQEHRSRAEELHGLEQSVADMQMKLMRSPDRVRRGIADKERQLAEQRAIKNQLDADLRAGELRLRVFAEIEEGVIALNRVQNEIIAYREQAAEKRRANAERRDEIRALENQLHVYEREAANLVRKLQDVTERFDKLAEDRVRERERFEARERELSQQRAALEAERMAESEEASRLEREAHEWEVKTAEFARDRERHHTELVKEWKMLEAHMTDYMAAMTQKLGLELNVEL is encoded by the exons ATGTCCCGCAAGGCAGAGCCGAACCCCAATGCGGGGTTCCCCTTAATGGCGGCGACCGAGATCCGAAACTGCATGGAAGCACTCGGCATCACGGTACACCCCGACGACCTGACCAAGCCGACCGCGGCCTCTACACACGCCATCTGGGCCGCCCTCATTGACGAGTTAATGGGCATCTCAACTGACATGTTGGAAGAGCCGAAAGCTGCAGTTGCGGAAGGCATGCCCCATCCCGAATTGTACTTGGAGACGCTGGGGACGATCATGTTCTTCAGTCACTG caaaCGCCTTGCAGACCTATGCCGTGTCCAGGACTTTAACCTGTCCGACCTGATCCGTCCGGACCCactgcgcctgcgccgggTGCTGAGTGGTGTGATGAACTTTGCAAAGTTCCGCGAGGAGCGTAGTCCGTTCCAACAGATGTTGGCTGAGCGGCTACATAGCGAGCAGACGCGTGCAGAAGAGATGcggcgcaagctcgaccacCTCAACGCTGAAGTTGCCGAGATCAA GGCGAAGCGAGAAGAGGACGCACCGCGGGTCGCTGCGGCCCGCGCACGCAACGAGGAGCTACGCCAACAGCTCCTGAAGCTCGGCACGACGCAGCGCACAGTctcggccgaggtggagaagTTGAAGCAGGAGCGCTTCGCTCTGAGCCAGGAACATCGGAGCCgggcggaggagctgcACGGCCTCGAGCAGAGTGTGGCAGACATGCAGATGAAACTCATGCGCTCGCCGGATCGCGTGCGCCGAGGGATTGCAGACAAGGAACGGCAGCTGGCGGAGCAGCGCGCGATCAAGAATCAGCTCGATGCGGACCTGCGTGCCGGTGAGCTGCGCCTGCGTGTGTTCGCCGAgattgaggagggcgtgaTCGCGCTCAACCGCGTGCAGAACGAGATTATCGCGTACCGCGAACAAGCGGCCGAGAAGCGgcgcgccaacgccgagcgacgcgacgaAATCCGTGCCCTTGAGAACCAGCTGCATGTGTATGAGCGCGAGGCAGCCAACCTCGTCCGCAAGCTACAGGATGTGACGGAGCGGTTTGACAAGCTCGCTGAGGACCGGGTGCGTGAGCGCGAACGATTCGAGGCGCGCGAACGCGAACTCAGCCAACA acgcGCGGCATTGGAGGCTGAGCGCAtggccgagagcgaggaggcgtcGCGCTTAGAGCGCGAAGCCCACGAGTGGGAGGTCAAGACGGCCGAGTTTGCGCGTGACCGCGAACGACACCACACGGAGTTGGTTAAGGAGTGGAAGATGCTTGAGGCTCACATGA CGGACTACATGGCGGCCATGACGCAGAAGCTtgggctcgagctcaaTGTCGAGCTTTAG
- the VPS28 gene encoding uncharacterized protein (vacuolar protein sorting-associated protein 28) has translation MNLDEEVRLYTTNAEREHTENLATLYSIIVSLDLLERAYVRDSVTSKDYAPACTRLLAQYKSLMKLVGEEIGGVETFMKRYRMGHPAALHRLTVGVPATVEHSADDSSGENAKNVAEATQAFITFMDALKLNLRAKDQLHPLLTEVMTGYAKFQASAEWEGRGKIIHWLITLNAMQAADEITEEQSRQMLFDIENAYNEFFRSLGKA, from the exons ATGAACCTCGACGAAGAAGTGCGGTTATACACAACCAACGCAGAGCGTGAACATACCGAGAACCTAGCGACCCTATACAGCATCATCGTCTCGCTAGATCTCCTGGAGCGCGCTTACGTCCGCGACTCAGTCACGTCGAAAGACTATGCGCCAGCATGCACCCGCCTGTTGGCGCAGTACAAGAGCTTGATGAAGCTtgtgggcgaggagatcgGGGGTGTCGAGACATTCATGAAGCGGTACAGG ATGGGCCACCCTGCTGCGCTGCATCGCCTGACGGTCGGGGTTCCGGCCACCGTTGAACATTCGGCCGACGACAGTTCTGGCGAGAACGCCAAGAACGTCGCTGAGGCCACGCAAGCGTTCATCACGTTCATGGatgcgctcaagctcaatCTCCGCGCCAAGGACCAGTTGCATCCCCTCCTTACCGAGGTCATGACGGGATATGCCAAGTTTCAGGCTAGCGCTGAGTGGGAGGGCCGAGGCAAGATCATCCACTG GCTCATCACGCTCAACGCGATGCAGGCGGCTGACGAGATCACCGAGGAGCAGTCACGACAGATGCTGTTCGACATCGAGAACGCGTACAATGAGTTCTTCCGGTCGCTGGGCAAGGCATAG
- a CDS encoding uncharacterized protein (Carnitine acyl carnitine carrier), translated as MGENNASTKTPSPSIDFVAGVIAGAAGLIVGQPFDVVKVRYQTPSFNGKYTSIHQAFRAILREEGIRGMFKGVMSPMAGIAGVNGIVFSSYQFFMNAQIPKEGVNPTLGQICLAGAGSGVLAATLTCPIELIKIRQQSLPPNLNPNVFTVTLGILRNGGLRGLYRGYSATVIRELAYGPYFWAYEASCRFFKWRRHLPEQPPHGHGLIDEAEAELHSGLNWAELMAAGGVAGVIAWAITFPFDVWKTRMQSADESAKPLSLRRVMVDSVRQEGWRVMFRGLWPCLVRAIPANMVTFLAFETLVAHMA; from the exons ATGGGCGAAAATAACGCAAGTACAA AAACCCCTAGTCCGTCGATCGACTTTGTGGCTGGCGTCATTGCTG gcgcCGCCGGGCTCATCGTCGGCCAGCCCTtcgacgtcgtcaaggtCCGGTACCAGACCCCGTCGTTCAATGGGAAATACACCAGCATCCACCAGGCGTTCC gtGCTATCCTGCGCGAAGAAGGGATTAGGGGAATGTTCAAGGGAGTCATGTCGCCGATG gccGGCATTGCCGGG GTTAACGGCATTGTGTTCTCGTCGTACCAGTTCTTCATGAACGCGCAGATCCCCAAGGAAGGAGTCAACCCTACGCTGGGGCAGATCTGCCTCGCCGGAGCGGGAAGTGGTGTCCTTGCCGC CACATTGACATGTCCCATTGAGCTGATCAAGATCCGGCAGCAGTCCCTTCCTCCGAACTTGAACCCGAACGTGTTCACCGTCACCCTCGGCATCCTGCGTAATGGCGGGTTGCGCGGCCTGTATCGCGGGTACTCGGCGACCGTGAttcgcgagctcgcgtacGGACCGTACTTCTGGGC GTACGAGGCCTCCTGCCGCTTCTTCAAATGGCGCCGCCATCTTCCGGAGCAGCCACCACACGGACACGGGTTGATagatgaggccgaggctgagctGCACTCCGGGCTTAACTGGGCGGAGCTGATGGCTGCCGGAGGCGTAGCGGGTGTGATCGCGTGGGCG ATTACGTTCCCCTTCGACGTGTGGAAGACGCGGATGCAGAGCGCGGACGAAAGTGCCAAGCCGCTCAGCCTGCGCCGCGTCATGGTCGACAGTGTTCGACAGGAAGGGTGGCGTGTCATGTTCCGTGGACTGTGGCCTTGTCTAGTCCG TGCCATCCCT GCCAACATggtcaccttcctcgcttTCGAAACGCTAGTTGCTCATATGGCCTAA
- the HOS3 gene encoding uncharacterized protein (Histone deacetylase domain), producing MTPVVTPPLALHIQPACLEHKYIRHKDSSHIFERPERLRAVLLGFAAALARLEAADGRRNDADGLSALLGSLSISSFLTPTHLSVVPPPVPPSRPGQVLLHHPALQLAHSPPIDAPFPYLPRGGGAMPQSTYLKDLFKWASEAVETIRTTGCEIPQDKGLNVGDLYLGPGSVVAIEGAVQSVCHAVDGICADDGPSKAFCAIRPPGHHCGEDEPSGFCYVNNVVVGAMHAYLQHDIDRAVIIDFDLHHGNGTQALVMPLNAASYAEDLAVAAGKPPSDMRGRSGRRRTWKGFYGSVHDIYSYPCEDGDLDLIGDASISLAAHGQYIENIHLQPYEDEADFYKRIYPLYLALLEKARVFMRDTQADPEKTVLFISAGFDACEHEHQGMQRHDRRVPASFYARYTRDIATFADKYMGGKVISVLEGGYGDRALTSAALGHAVGLMGREGSPDWWGVDELVLLERAVKKRRKGKLCSLPPDLAQKPHIARTHAILSHWEEHGTPTPSAAPSANATPSGRMTLRERRTRDKEEESPRPAPRRKPKSAPKERETSPTPSVPFAESKEAYPSPVSLPSPDKPDIKTEHAPMPAGAAPLSAGTQNALHPVADVEPIVLRIPARTPEPDHAPVLRIPARVSPPPSSQPAVQPQAPSELSRPPAVQPRPASSDVLPQLAVVQPRPPPQPVRAPPVVNPGPPSRPPTLTRMSNLPPKSAGYSQPHPAVYAHAQFGHPAQPMPQMPHPSQFQPHIPHPLPFLQLPHPSQLQALYPTPIPNGLAQPGVRPAYSGTPEAGSGV from the exons ATGACCCCTGTTGTGACGCCACCTCTGGCACTGCACATCCAGCCCGCGTGCCTCGAACACAAGTACATCCGCCACAAGGACTCTAGCCACATCTTTGAGCGTCCTGAACGCCTCCGCGCCGTTCTCTTGGGCTTCGCCGCtgccctcgcccgcctcgaaGCTGCCGATGGACGGCGCAACGACGCAGACGGCTTAAGCGCCCTCTTAGGCtcgctctccatctcctcttTCCTCACGCCGACACACCTATCCGTCGTTCCCCCACCTGTACCTCCCTCCCGGCCGGGACAGGTACTTCTGCACCATCCGGCActgcagctcgcgcacagTCCACCCATCGACGCGCCGTTCCCGTACCTCCCCCGCGGTGGGGGTGCGATGCCTCAGAGCACGTATCTCAAGGACCTGTTCAAGTGGGCTAGCGAGGCGGTGGAAACTATCCGCACTACTGGGTGCGAGATTCCGCAGGACAAAGGCCTTAACGTCGGTGATCTTTATCTCGGGCCGGGAAGCGTCGTTGCCATTGAGGGAGCCGTGCAGAGCGTGTGTCATGCTGTGGATGGCATTTGTGCAGATGACGGGCCGAGTAAGGCGTTCTGCGCCATCCGGCCACCGGGCCACCACTgtggtgaggatgagccCAGCGGATTCTGCTACGTCAACAACGTCGTCGTTGGAGCTATGCATG cgtATCTCCAGCATGACATTGACCGGGCTGTCATTATCGACTTTGACCTCCATCACGGGAACGGTACACAGGCCCTCGTTATGCCGCTCAACGCGGCTTCGTATGCCGAGGAtctggcggtggcggcagGCAAGCCGCCCTCGGACATGAGGGGACGGTCAGGCCGGAGACGGACATGGAAGGGATTTTACGGATCGGTGCACGACATCTACTCGTATCCTTGCGAG gacggcgacctcgacttgATAGGTGATGCGAGTATCAgcctcgccgcgcacggGCAGTACAT TGAGAACATTCACCTGCAGCCgtacgaggacgaggcggactTCTACAAGCGCATCTACCCCCTTTACTTAGCCTTGCTGGAAAAGGCGCGCGTGTTCATGCGCGACACGCAAGCTGACCCAGAGAAGACGGTGCTCTTCATTTC TGCCGGGTTCGACGCTTGCGAACACGAGCACCAGGGAATGCAGCGGCACGACCGCCGCGTCCCGGCCTCCTTCTACGCGCGATACACCCGCGACATTGCAACTTTTGCCGACAAATACATGGGCGGAAAAGTCATTTctgtcctcgagggcgggTATGGTGACCGCGCACTAACTAGCGCAGCGCTAGGCCACGCAGTGGGGTTGATGGGGCGCGAAGGATCACCTGACTGGTGGGgtgttgacgagctggtgctcctcgagcgcgcagTCAAGAAACGGCGTAAGGGCAAGCTGTGTTCCCTCCCGCCGGATCTGGCACAAAAACCACACATTGCGCGAACGCATGCCATCCTCTCCCATTGGGAGGAACATGGTacgccgacgccctcggccgcccCCAGCGCGAATGCCACCCCAAGTGGGCGGATGACGTTGCGTGAACGAAGAACAagggacaaggaggaggagagtccgcggcctgcgccgcgacgGAAACCGAAAAGCGCACCAAAGGAGCGAGAGACATCACCTACGCCCTCTGTGCCATTCGCCGAGTCCAAGGAAGCGTACCCCTCCCCAGTCTCTCTGCCATCGCCAGACAAGCCAGATATTAAGACGGAGCACGCCCCCATGCCCGCCGGCGCTGCACCACTCTCCGCAGGAACGCAGAACGCGCTTCATCCCgtggccgacgtcgagccgATCGTCCTCCGCATACCGGCTCGCACGCCTGAGCCGGACCATGCGCCAGTCCTGCGTATCCCAGCTCGCGTgtcgcctcctccctcgTCTCAGCCCGCAGTCCAACCTCAGGCCCCATCTGAACTGTCCCGTCCACCTGCAGTCCAGCCTAGACCCGCATCATCCGATGTACTGCCTCAACTTGCCGTAGTCCAGCCCCGTCCACCACCACAGCCAGTGCGCGCCCCACCTGTGGTAAATCCCGGCCCGCCCTCGCGCCCACCGACCCTCACGCGCATGTCCAACTTGCCTCCCAAATCCGCCGGCTATTCGCAACCCCATCCTGCCGTGTACGCTCACGCACAATTTGGCCACCCCGCTCAGCCCATGCCGCAGATGCCCCACCCGTCGCAATTCCAACCCCACATACCCCATCCTTTGCCATTCCTGCAGCTGCCCCACCCATCCCAGCTTCAAGCCCTCTATCCAACGCCCATACCCAACGGCTTGGCACAGCCCGGTGTCCGGCCCGCATACTCTGGCACACCCGAGGCCGGGAGTGGTGTGTAA